One genomic window of Polynucleobacter sp. HIN11 includes the following:
- the rnhB gene encoding ribonuclease HII — MSIWICGVDEAGRGPLVGAVVAGAVVLDPRQPIIGLKDSKKLSPAKREVLYAEIVSKARAWGIGEASPQEIDELNILQATMLAMQRAIQSLVDRMGEWPSEALIDGNRCPSLPIPARAIIQGDAKEPAISAASILAKVHRDQQMQILHEQFPQYGFNQHMGYPTEAHIAALKHYGPCADHRRSFGPVRELINA, encoded by the coding sequence ATGAGTATTTGGATTTGCGGAGTTGATGAAGCAGGGCGCGGTCCATTGGTTGGTGCAGTTGTCGCTGGAGCGGTCGTACTGGATCCCCGGCAACCCATTATTGGACTTAAAGACTCAAAAAAGTTAAGCCCTGCCAAGCGTGAAGTGCTTTATGCTGAAATTGTGTCAAAGGCAAGGGCTTGGGGTATTGGCGAAGCATCCCCCCAAGAGATTGATGAGCTCAATATCTTGCAAGCGACCATGTTAGCCATGCAACGAGCGATACAGTCCCTAGTTGATCGAATGGGTGAGTGGCCAAGCGAAGCGCTCATCGATGGTAATCGTTGCCCATCCCTACCTATACCAGCGCGTGCAATTATTCAGGGAGACGCAAAAGAGCCGGCCATTTCAGCTGCATCGATCTTGGCTAAAGTGCATCGCGATCAACAGATGCAAATCCTGCATGAACAATTTCCTCAATATGGCTTTAATCAGCATATGGGCTATCCCACCGAGGCCCATATTGCAGCCCTTAAACACTATGGCCCATGCGCGGATCATCGACGCTCCTTTGGGCCGGTTCGGGAGCTCATCAATGCATAA
- a CDS encoding TrmH family RNA methyltransferase produces MHNSKGVISSKENHLLKRIRQLQQAGSKGQKARQEYQLAVMEGIHLLQVWQGDPRLQSILTTPSALANTEIAAIIDVHCEQCPEVEIQLLDESLWSSISELEHAPQIMGLVRLESPKSIAKNLLGDTVILDAIQDAGNVGTILRTALACHFNQIVCTVGTAHIWSPKVLRAAMGAHRYLTFYEAQSIDAVTSNIEAPLLATTMGAEHSLYFIEERLQKPVAWVFGNEGQGVSPGLLGQATLIRVPQNPQLESLNVASTAAICLYETLRARGQFNS; encoded by the coding sequence ATGCATAACTCCAAGGGTGTTATTTCTTCTAAAGAAAATCATTTGCTCAAGCGCATTCGTCAACTTCAGCAAGCGGGTAGCAAGGGGCAGAAGGCTCGCCAGGAGTATCAGCTTGCGGTCATGGAAGGCATTCATTTACTCCAAGTCTGGCAAGGCGACCCGCGTTTACAGAGCATCCTGACTACTCCATCAGCACTCGCAAATACAGAGATTGCAGCGATTATTGATGTTCATTGTGAGCAATGCCCAGAAGTTGAGATCCAGCTGCTTGATGAGTCTTTATGGTCCTCTATCAGCGAGCTAGAGCATGCTCCGCAAATCATGGGCTTAGTTCGCCTTGAATCTCCAAAGTCTATTGCAAAGAATCTGCTCGGTGACACTGTAATTCTGGATGCTATTCAGGATGCTGGGAATGTCGGAACGATTTTGCGTACCGCTTTAGCTTGTCATTTCAATCAAATCGTGTGTACGGTTGGAACTGCCCATATTTGGTCGCCGAAGGTGCTTCGTGCGGCCATGGGAGCACATCGTTACCTGACTTTTTATGAGGCACAAAGCATCGATGCCGTGACCAGTAATATTGAGGCACCCTTATTGGCAACGACCATGGGCGCGGAGCACTCACTGTATTTCATCGAAGAGCGTCTACAAAAGCCAGTTGCTTGGGTATTTGGTAATGAGGGGCAAGGAGTCTCTCCAGGACTTTTAGGACAAGCTACTCTAATTCGGGTTCCCCAAAATCCACAGCTGGAGTCTTTAAATGTGGCGAGCACCGCCGCCATTTGTTTGTATGAAACCCTGCGGGCCCGAGGGCAATTTAATTCCTGA
- the ppsR gene encoding posphoenolpyruvate synthetase regulatory kinase/phosphorylase PpsR, with protein MTLPANTLPRIVYIVSDGTGITAENFSQSILAQFEASFRQVRIPFVDTVDKAHDAISQINGTDPKYGQAIVFTTLVNPEVNQIVGQAKALVLDMFQTFVAPLEQTLGMRSTHAINRLHHNADTDAYKNRIEAINYSLAHDDGQSNQNLVDANVILVGVSRVGKTPTSLYLAMQYGLKAANYPLIPEDFERGQLPKDLLSHKQKIFGLTIDPERLSEIRNERRPGSNYAKLENCRYEINEATAMMRRESIPWVSTTSKSIEEIATTILQAIRSDKTILG; from the coding sequence ATGACTCTTCCGGCCAATACCCTACCTCGCATTGTTTACATCGTCTCTGATGGAACGGGTATTACCGCTGAAAACTTTAGTCAATCGATCCTAGCGCAGTTCGAGGCTAGCTTTCGACAGGTTCGTATTCCTTTTGTCGATACTGTAGATAAAGCACATGACGCGATATCTCAAATTAATGGCACCGATCCTAAGTATGGCCAAGCGATTGTTTTTACCACCCTTGTCAATCCAGAGGTAAATCAGATCGTTGGGCAAGCCAAAGCCCTGGTGCTTGATATGTTCCAAACCTTTGTGGCGCCCCTTGAACAAACGCTAGGAATGCGCTCAACCCATGCGATCAATCGCCTGCATCACAATGCCGATACCGATGCCTATAAAAATCGGATTGAAGCGATTAATTATTCTTTAGCCCATGACGATGGCCAGTCCAATCAAAATCTGGTCGATGCGAATGTAATTTTGGTGGGCGTGTCTCGGGTTGGTAAAACACCAACTAGCCTTTATCTGGCGATGCAATATGGATTAAAAGCAGCCAACTATCCCTTAATCCCCGAAGATTTTGAGCGCGGCCAGCTGCCCAAAGATCTTCTCTCTCATAAACAAAAGATTTTTGGTTTAACGATCGACCCCGAACGCCTCTCTGAGATCCGGAATGAACGCCGGCCGGGAAGCAACTATGCCAAGCTAGAAAACTGTCGATATGAGATTAATGAAGCCACTGCCATGATGCGACGCGAGTCCATTCCGTGGGTCTCGACCACTAGCAAATCAATTGAAGAGATTGCAACCACCATCCTTCAGGCCATTCGTTCTGATAAAACCATCCTTGGCTAG